Within the Flavobacterium sp. N502536 genome, the region AGTTTGGGGTTAATTTCAGAAATGTATTTTCGGTTTCGAACATTGTGCGCTTCGTCTAAAATCATGGTGTTAAACAAAACAAATCCATGACTTTGCAAAAGCGAACAAACCCGTTCGCTAAAAAAGCTTTCAAACAGAAAATTGGGCATCTTGATGTCTTCAAAAATATCAATAATAATTAGATTATATTTATTTTTTGTTTTTAAAACAAATTCGAAAGCATCATCAATTACAACTTCCAGTTGTTTAATCTGGTCAAGATTGAAGTATTCGTTGGCAATCTTAATAATATCGGGGTCAATCTCTACACCGGTAATTTTTCCTTTGTACTGAATTTCATCTACCAGTGTTTTAATGACGCTTCCGCCGGCAACACCTAACAGTAAGATATGATCCATTTTAAGAATGTTGTCATAACCGATATTTCGAAGTCCGTATC harbors:
- a CDS encoding spermidine synthase; translation: MIQKLFSYIVPIKIFKKKSQRSKIIEVTWANGELVLDSENTNYSYGSLQRILRYGLRNIGYDNILKMDHILLLGVAGGSVIKTLVDEIQYKGKITGVEIDPDIIKIANEYFNLDQIKQLEVVIDDAFEFVLKTKNKYNLIIIDIFEDIKMPNFLFESFFSERVCSLLQSHGFVLFNTMILDEAHNVRNRKYISEINPKLFASKMLPRVEVHNELIIIEKVV